From the genome of Triticum aestivum cultivar Chinese Spring chromosome 3B, IWGSC CS RefSeq v2.1, whole genome shotgun sequence, one region includes:
- the LOC123066591 gene encoding glucan endo-1,3-beta-glucosidase GI-like, translating to MTIGVCYGVVANNLPPANDVVQLYKSKGLTGMRIYFTDAKALSALRGSGIALILHVGGTDVLANLAANASNAANWVRDNVRPYYPAVNIKDITAGNEVLGSDTWNIVPAMRNLNSALAGVGLDAIKVSTPIRFDAVTNTFPPSNGVFA from the coding sequence ATGACGATCGGCGTCTGCTACGGCGTGGTGGCCAACAACCTCCCGCCGGCGAACGACGTGGTGCAGCTCTACAAGTCCAAGGGCCTCACCGGCATGCGCATCTACTTCACCGACGCCAAGGCCCTCTCTGCGCTCCGCGGCTCCGGCATCGCCCTCATCCTCCACGTCGGCGGCACCGACGTGCTGGCCAACCTCGCCGCCAACGCCTCCAACGCGGCGAACTGGGTCCGGGACAACGTGCGGCCCTACTACCCGGCGGTCAACATCAAGGACATCACCGCCGGCAACGAGGTCCTGGGCAGCGACACGTGGAACATCGTCCCGGCCATGCGGAACCTCAACTCGGCCCTTGCCGGCGTAGGCCTCGACGCCATCAAGGTGTCCACCCCGATCCGGTTTGACGCGGTGACCAACACCTTCCCGCCCTCCAACGGCGTGTTCGCGTAG
- the LOC123066589 gene encoding uncharacterized protein has translation MCDAGHRWSRRSAPTLSSPPPLITSQDKEGHRGRAGQVARPDRRGAAHRLAMARPSRADLKELPLIHSNDSIKELNRSIEKHEQRHDLVISVLLEPGTPQGSKTIRQMRSCILWMEKRKCRKSKKSAGAAPSKMKSMVVQEDLLKNGAFVVAPCESELHVV, from the exons ATGTGCGACGCCGGCCACCGCTGGTCCAggaggagcgcccccaccctctcctctcctcctcccctcatcACAAGCCAGGACAAGGAGGGCCACCGTGGCCGAGCAGGTCAGGTGGCGCGTCCAGATCGCCGAGGAGCTGCCCACAGGTTGGCCATGGCGCGACCGAGCAGAGCAG ATTTGAAGGAGTTGCCACTTATCCACAGCAATGATAGCATCAAAGAGTTGAACCGCAGCATCGAGAAACATGAGCAACGTCACGACCTTGTAATATCA GTTTTGTTAGAGCCTGGAACTCCTCAAGGGTCAAAGACTATAAGACAAATGCGCTCATGTATCCTTTGGATGGAAAAGAGA AAGTGTCGCAAGAGCAAAAAATCTGCAGGTGCCGCTCCAAGTAAAATGAAGAGCATGGTTGTTCAAGAAGATTTGCTGAAAAATGGTGCCTTCGTGGTTGCCCCG TGTGAGAGCGAGTTGCATGTTGTATGA